One part of the Candidatus Margulisiibacteriota bacterium genome encodes these proteins:
- a CDS encoding N-acetyltransferase: MNKIVIRKATIKDVSGILTLVNFYAAKDLMLPRGEDAVIQNLRDFFVAAETSNRKIVGCAALHLYTDRLSEIKSLAVAEEHTRRGFGSRLIKRCLAEAKALGVPKVFTLTYVPEIFRKNKFKPSFKELLPQKIWEECRLCPRRNNCAEQCLVYTV, translated from the coding sequence ATGAATAAAATCGTAATACGCAAAGCGACGATCAAAGATGTGTCCGGCATTTTGACACTGGTCAATTTTTACGCGGCCAAAGATCTGATGCTGCCGCGCGGCGAGGACGCGGTCATTCAAAATCTGCGAGACTTTTTTGTCGCGGCGGAAACTTCTAACCGAAAAATCGTTGGCTGCGCCGCTCTGCATCTTTATACTGACCGGCTCTCGGAGATCAAGTCTCTGGCGGTGGCGGAAGAGCACACCCGGCGCGGTTTCGGCTCCAGGCTCATCAAACGCTGTCTGGCCGAAGCCAAAGCTCTGGGCGTGCCGAAAGTTTTTACGCTGACGTATGTGCCGGAGATTTTCCGCAAAAACAAATTTAAGCCGTCATTCAAGGAGCTGCTGCCGCAGAAAATCTGGGAGGAATGCCGCCTCTGCCCGCGCCGCAATAACTGCGCGGAGCAATGTTTGGTTTACACGGTTTAA
- a CDS encoding flagellar hook-length control protein FliK: MSEVSAYNKNVNNALTQGQINRSGDVAQTGGVKGSQRVQKALDSAAVEDAKQQQAVKPFPTIARRMTPRDIVNQLLQLGIRPSQENRSRATKMLMYGLELSAENFDTLETLLGGLPKTASTEQAAILMITKGLNSRAGAQSLAAFLEQNPELGKQLLELLAASTQARGALSVTGGLLSPQLSNQLAAMLASLDGFVSLLPKDFKDKLQKGSGFFNNAEVLTNMRAVRALISGVSKQAADAMPEKTPAANNLLSALGKLGAAAKDVSQNLIVQAILSRPTGREDQAQSEKFAYWQIPNSMGTPPQTVELLLEKDKKEKYRRINPRRTKLVLKTESEALGEISAEVEVENDNLDFKFNTNSEEIRKLINANVDELRKKMETFSYKTKTVRVVKRNLDVKKFLIPTLDFNNLTRVQTEV, translated from the coding sequence ATGTCTGAAGTCAGCGCCTATAATAAAAATGTAAACAATGCCCTGACCCAGGGGCAGATCAACCGTTCTGGCGATGTGGCGCAGACCGGCGGCGTCAAGGGTTCGCAGCGTGTGCAGAAAGCGCTGGACAGCGCCGCGGTCGAGGATGCCAAGCAGCAACAGGCCGTAAAACCTTTTCCGACGATCGCCCGCCGCATGACGCCGCGTGATATTGTCAATCAACTGCTGCAGCTGGGTATTCGCCCCAGCCAGGAAAACCGTTCGCGCGCGACCAAGATGCTGATGTACGGGCTGGAGTTGAGCGCGGAAAATTTTGACACGCTGGAAACTTTGCTGGGTGGCCTGCCTAAGACCGCTTCGACCGAGCAGGCGGCGATTTTAATGATCACCAAAGGCTTGAATTCCCGGGCCGGCGCGCAGAGTCTGGCGGCTTTTTTAGAGCAAAATCCCGAGCTGGGCAAACAGCTGCTGGAACTGCTGGCGGCTTCCACGCAGGCGCGCGGCGCTCTGTCTGTAACTGGCGGTCTGCTCTCGCCGCAGTTATCCAATCAACTGGCCGCCATGCTGGCGTCGCTCGACGGATTTGTGAGCCTGCTGCCCAAAGATTTTAAGGACAAGCTCCAAAAAGGCTCCGGTTTTTTTAACAACGCGGAAGTCCTGACCAATATGCGCGCGGTGCGGGCGCTGATCAGCGGTGTGTCCAAACAGGCGGCGGACGCCATGCCGGAAAAAACTCCCGCGGCCAATAATCTGCTGTCCGCGCTGGGCAAGCTGGGCGCGGCGGCCAAAGATGTTTCGCAAAATTTGATCGTGCAGGCGATCCTGTCCAGACCTACCGGCCGCGAAGATCAGGCGCAGAGCGAAAAATTTGCGTATTGGCAGATCCCCAACAGCATGGGCACGCCGCCGCAGACCGTCGAGCTGCTGCTGGAAAAAGACAAAAAAGAAAAATACCGCCGTATCAATCCGCGCCGCACCAAGCTGGTTTTGAAAACGGAGTCCGAAGCGCTGGGTGAGATTTCCGCTGAGGTGGAAGTGGAAAACGACAATCTGGATTTCAAGTTCAACACCAACAGCGAAGAGATCCGCAAATTGATTAACGCCAATGTTGACGAACTGCGCAAAAAAATGGAAACTTTCAGCTATAAAACAAAAACTGTGCGCGTGGTCAAACGCAATCTCGACGTGAAAAAATTTTTGATCCCGACGCTGGATTTTAATAATCTGACGCGCGTGCAGACCGAGGTCTAG
- a CDS encoding EscU/YscU/HrcU family type III secretion system export apparatus switch protein, with protein sequence MSSRREIEEKEAHHRQKIKKSTLELENSPAGGRSAIAIRYDVEHDAAPVILASGRGEFAEDILKIAEDHKIPFYEDKGLADLLLKLEVSTEVPPELYTLIAEVLAFIFRLDQMASKRERLYKRVKEMDDE encoded by the coding sequence ATGTCAAGCCGCCGTGAAATAGAAGAAAAAGAAGCGCACCACCGGCAAAAGATTAAAAAATCCACGCTGGAGCTGGAAAATAGTCCGGCCGGCGGGCGTTCAGCGATAGCGATCCGTTACGATGTTGAGCATGACGCGGCGCCGGTGATTTTGGCGTCCGGCCGCGGCGAATTTGCCGAAGATATTTTGAAAATCGCCGAGGATCATAAGATCCCTTTTTATGAGGACAAAGGCCTGGCCGATCTTCTGCTCAAGCTGGAAGTGAGCACGGAAGTGCCGCCGGAGCTGTATACTTTGATCGCCGAGGTGCTGGCTTTTATTTTCCGTCTGGATCAGATGGCCTCGAAGCGCGAAAGACTGTACAAGCGCGTGAAAGAAATGGATGACGAATAA
- a CDS encoding flagellar hook basal-body protein → MRKLNKLNKPRRMLMAILLGSCVLTAANKTTTEALDTYEKQYGALMNNVVNVNTPGYRAVKIITRQDKNGSLVTEETASFFKNGQMVFSGDPLHAAIDGPGFFSVRAPQGDMFTRDGRFIVNSEGELVTLSGRYPVLAAGGNTIQLDVNDSLDLQISETGLIIQNGEMRDRLAVGELDTSITLRTVNGAFFEAPDSEAAFINLEAPRIRQYYFEGSNVEMSEELVAMPDISKKYDANAKVLQIMKKITTTGREMGSAQ, encoded by the coding sequence ATGCGCAAACTGAATAAATTGAATAAACCGCGCCGGATGTTAATGGCAATTTTGCTGGGGAGCTGTGTTTTAACCGCGGCCAACAAAACAACGACTGAGGCGCTGGACACTTACGAAAAACAATACGGCGCGCTGATGAACAATGTCGTCAATGTCAATACGCCGGGTTACCGTGCGGTTAAAATTATTACGCGCCAGGATAAAAATGGCAGTCTTGTTACGGAAGAGACCGCCTCTTTTTTCAAAAACGGCCAGATGGTTTTTAGCGGCGACCCTCTGCATGCGGCGATCGACGGCCCTGGATTTTTTTCGGTGCGCGCTCCGCAGGGCGATATGTTTACGCGCGACGGCCGGTTTATTGTGAACAGCGAAGGGGAGCTGGTTACGCTGTCCGGACGCTATCCGGTGCTGGCCGCGGGCGGCAATACTATTCAGCTGGACGTAAACGATTCCCTCGATTTGCAAATTTCGGAAACCGGTTTGATCATCCAGAACGGCGAGATGCGAGACCGGCTGGCGGTCGGCGAACTGGATACCTCCATCACCCTGCGCACGGTGAACGGCGCTTTTTTTGAAGCTCCGGACAGCGAAGCTGCTTTCATTAACCTGGAGGCGCCGCGCATCCGGCAGTATTATTTTGAGGGTTCCAATGTCGAGATGTCCGAGGAATTGGTGGCCATGCCGGATATTTCCAAAAAGTACGATGCCAACGCCAAAGTACTGCAGATCATGAAAAAGATCACCACCACCGGGCGGGAAATGGGCAGCGCGCAGTAA
- a CDS encoding deoxyguanosinetriphosphate triphosphohydrolase — protein sequence MLTKKELEQREARLLAACAARSGESRGRVHAEPPPEYRTEFQRDRDRVIHCRAFRRLKHKTQVFVTTQPGDHYRTRLTHSLEVMQISRDLARMLGLNEDLAETIALAHDLGHTPFGHTGERALNELLKDFGGFEHNRQSRKIVESIEKKYPAFDGLNLSYEALDGLIKHRSPYDDSGAARELAPSLEAQLVNLADEVAYNSHDLDDAVASGLLALKDLQQVSIWAELSAENKKENPQISDRLLVDLNIRALIGALLNDIAFETERRLTARGVKTLQDVYHAGTELVGFGPALAEKVAELRKFLYARFYQHPEVLRHNQEAENVIKKLFARLTKQPEKALAASTFRRSEPVEISVGDFIAGMTDQYALQLAKTI from the coding sequence ATGCTGACCAAAAAAGAGCTGGAGCAGAGAGAAGCGCGGCTTTTGGCTGCCTGCGCGGCGCGGAGCGGCGAATCGCGCGGGCGGGTTCATGCCGAGCCGCCGCCGGAATACCGCACCGAATTTCAGCGCGACCGCGACCGCGTGATCCACTGCCGCGCTTTCCGTCGGCTCAAACACAAGACGCAGGTTTTTGTGACCACGCAGCCGGGTGACCATTACCGCACGCGCCTCACCCATTCACTGGAAGTGATGCAGATTTCCCGCGATCTGGCGCGCATGCTGGGCTTAAATGAGGATCTGGCGGAGACCATTGCGCTGGCGCACGATCTCGGCCACACGCCGTTTGGTCACACCGGCGAGCGCGCGCTTAATGAGCTGCTGAAGGATTTCGGCGGCTTTGAGCACAATCGCCAGAGCCGAAAGATCGTGGAGAGCATTGAAAAAAAATATCCGGCGTTTGACGGCTTGAATCTGTCTTACGAAGCGCTTGACGGCCTGATCAAGCACCGCAGTCCTTATGATGACAGCGGCGCGGCGCGTGAACTGGCGCCGTCGCTGGAGGCGCAGCTGGTCAATCTCGCTGATGAGGTTGCCTACAACAGCCATGACCTCGATGACGCGGTTGCTTCTGGACTGTTGGCGTTAAAAGATTTACAGCAGGTCAGCATCTGGGCGGAACTCAGCGCCGAGAACAAAAAAGAAAATCCGCAAATCTCAGACCGCCTGCTGGTCGATCTAAATATCCGCGCGCTGATCGGCGCGCTGCTCAATGACATTGCTTTCGAGACCGAACGGCGCTTGACGGCGCGTGGCGTAAAAACACTGCAGGATGTTTATCATGCCGGGACAGAATTAGTCGGGTTCGGTCCGGCGCTGGCGGAAAAAGTCGCCGAGCTGCGAAAATTTTTGTACGCCAGATTTTATCAGCATCCGGAAGTTCTGCGGCACAATCAAGAAGCGGAAAACGTGATAAAAAAATTATTCGCGCGGCTGACCAAACAGCCGGAAAAAGCACTGGCCGCTTCGACTTTCCGCCGCAGCGAGCCGGTAGAAATTTCTGTGGGGGATTTTATTGCCGGCATGACCGATCAATACGCGCTGCAATTGGCGAAAACAATATAG
- the infA gene encoding translation initiation factor IF-1, with protein sequence MAGDAIEVSGTIVESMPNAMFRVKLETGQEILAHVSGKIRKNFIRILLGDKVRVELSPYDLTRGRITFRDK encoded by the coding sequence ATGGCAGGCGACGCAATAGAAGTATCAGGCACGATTGTTGAATCTATGCCAAATGCGATGTTTCGTGTGAAATTGGAAACTGGTCAGGAGATCCTGGCGCATGTTTCCGGCAAGATACGGAAAAACTTTATCCGCATTTTGCTGGGCGACAAAGTGCGCGTGGAGCTTTCGCCGTATGATTTGACCAGAGGCCGTATAACATTTAGGGATAAGTGA
- the rpmJ gene encoding 50S ribosomal protein L36 produces MKVRASVKKICKDCKFIKRKGVLRVICKTAKHKQRQG; encoded by the coding sequence ATGAAAGTAAGAGCATCGGTAAAAAAAATCTGCAAAGACTGCAAGTTCATTAAACGCAAGGGCGTACTGCGCGTGATTTGCAAGACCGCCAAACATAAACAAAGGCAGGGGTAA